A genomic window from Pseudanabaena yagii GIHE-NHR1 includes:
- a CDS encoding ABC transporter ATP-binding protein yields the protein MVEVLTNESQKQIIQSNAIMADGLSKVYRTGFWLNQKISSLQSLSLTISKGETFGVLGPNGAGKTTLLKILLGIVQPTSGTGEILGYPLGDRTAKQSIGYLPENAYYYDYLTGWELLDFIGSLFGVEPSLRRQRIADLLDLVGLSQSVARKKQLRQYSKGMVQRIGVAQALINDPEVVFLDEPMSGLDPVGRYQVREIILMLKKQGKTVFFNSHILSDVELICDRIGILNKGELVAMGTLNELLGTEQSYQVSGHGGTEAELQPWLQHLIFQGDTWHGQLAKDLPEFLTYLASIGAKVIAIDLARQTLEEFFIDQIKASRHKD from the coding sequence ATGGTAGAAGTATTGACTAACGAATCCCAAAAACAAATTATCCAAAGCAACGCCATCATGGCTGATGGGTTGAGCAAAGTTTACCGTACTGGTTTTTGGCTAAATCAAAAAATTAGTTCTTTACAGTCTTTGTCGCTGACCATTAGTAAAGGCGAGACTTTTGGTGTATTAGGTCCTAACGGTGCTGGAAAAACAACATTATTAAAGATTCTGCTTGGTATCGTGCAGCCCACATCAGGAACGGGTGAAATCTTAGGGTATCCCCTTGGCGATCGCACAGCAAAGCAGTCTATTGGTTATTTACCTGAAAATGCTTATTACTATGACTATTTAACAGGCTGGGAGCTACTCGATTTTATTGGGAGCTTGTTTGGTGTGGAGCCATCCTTGCGTCGTCAGAGGATTGCCGATTTACTTGACCTTGTGGGGCTATCCCAATCCGTTGCACGCAAAAAGCAATTGCGTCAATATTCTAAGGGGATGGTACAAAGAATTGGAGTTGCTCAAGCGCTGATCAATGATCCTGAAGTGGTTTTCTTAGACGAACCGATGTCTGGGCTAGATCCCGTAGGACGTTATCAAGTGCGGGAAATTATTCTCATGCTCAAGAAACAGGGCAAAACTGTATTTTTCAACAGTCATATCTTGTCAGATGTGGAGTTAATCTGCGATCGCATTGGTATTCTCAATAAGGGCGAACTCGTCGCCATGGGAACACTCAATGAATTACTCGGTACTGAGCAGTCCTATCAGGTTAGCGGACATGGGGGCACTGAGGCAGAGTTACAACCTTGGTTACAACATCTTATTTTTCAAGGAGATACTTGGCATGGTCAATTAGCCAAGGACTTACCCGAATTTTTGACCTATCTTGCTAGCATTGGCGCAAAGGTGATCGCGATCGATTTAGCGCGTCAAACCTTAGAAGAATTTTTTATCGATCAAATCAAAGCGTCGAGACATAAGGATTAA
- a CDS encoding CHASE2 domain-containing protein — MILSSTKPIVPIGWKYIPWAISTAMVAILFKLGAFQPLEYFAYNRFTNLRSNRHWDERLVIIAIDDVSIEKLGRFPWSRDRYIPIIQKLTKAGASTITINLLWSESSPADTQLAKAITANQRVVLAQAWGANGKQLQPVSILAESAIGIGQIVETKDSDGIVRQTHLYMEDTPSLAMATLQAYNLVQGTVPMPEPNLPYGINWSHRPQKMRQYSFVDVLEDRISQQNFQNKIVLIGLTATGSEPLITPFDQAQSTYGVHLHATILQNLLQQNALRVLPEHWNWGLILLGGTVIAWVMRSSKTLQQFAVLLILIGGWGICAFVSFSYGYWIPIAMPITLIMTIGVSSIIQRQIETKQHLQQINSKLAYDAFHDNLTGLANRNLLNDRIEHAISLYQRHGYLFALILLDMDGFKAINDNLGHLIGDRLLIEVSQRLCASVRMGDTVARLGGDEFVILLENLKERQDAIITAERIQASMEPTCRLAEQDIKISISMGMAFSVESYHSPKEILVDADIAMYRAKSMGKSCYQIFDLSMQGDPKKSRDFR; from the coding sequence ATGATCTTGTCATCTACTAAACCAATAGTACCGATAGGTTGGAAATATATTCCTTGGGCAATATCAACTGCGATGGTAGCAATCCTGTTCAAGCTTGGAGCTTTTCAGCCCCTTGAATATTTTGCCTACAATCGCTTTACCAATTTACGGAGCAATCGCCATTGGGATGAGCGTTTAGTAATTATTGCGATCGATGATGTCAGTATCGAAAAACTAGGACGCTTTCCTTGGTCACGCGATCGCTATATTCCCATTATCCAAAAACTTACCAAGGCAGGTGCAAGCACAATTACGATCAATTTGTTGTGGTCAGAATCTAGCCCTGCCGATACACAACTAGCCAAAGCTATCACAGCAAATCAAAGAGTAGTGCTCGCTCAGGCTTGGGGGGCAAATGGCAAACAATTGCAACCAGTATCAATTTTGGCGGAATCAGCGATCGGTATTGGGCAGATTGTTGAGACTAAAGATAGTGATGGCATTGTGCGTCAGACCCATCTATATATGGAAGATACCCCATCGCTAGCGATGGCAACCTTGCAAGCCTATAACCTAGTGCAAGGGACAGTCCCGATGCCCGAGCCCAATCTTCCCTATGGCATTAATTGGTCGCATCGACCGCAAAAAATGCGCCAATATTCCTTTGTAGATGTGCTCGAAGATCGAATTTCTCAACAAAATTTTCAAAACAAAATTGTACTGATTGGGCTAACCGCAACTGGCTCGGAACCTTTAATTACACCATTTGATCAAGCTCAATCTACTTATGGTGTTCATTTACATGCCACTATCCTCCAAAATCTTTTGCAACAAAACGCGCTACGAGTTCTTCCTGAGCATTGGAATTGGGGTTTGATTTTATTAGGTGGGACTGTTATTGCTTGGGTAATGCGGTCTAGCAAAACATTGCAACAGTTTGCGGTTTTATTGATTCTTATTGGTGGATGGGGAATTTGTGCTTTTGTGAGTTTTTCCTATGGTTACTGGATACCTATTGCCATGCCGATCACTTTAATAATGACAATAGGCGTTAGTAGTATTATTCAACGTCAAATTGAAACCAAGCAACATCTCCAACAAATCAACTCCAAGCTTGCCTATGATGCTTTTCACGATAATTTGACGGGGTTAGCTAATCGTAATCTATTAAACGATCGCATCGAACATGCCATTTCGCTATACCAAAGACATGGTTATCTCTTTGCATTAATTCTGCTGGACATGGATGGATTTAAAGCGATTAATGATAATTTAGGGCATCTCATTGGCGATCGCCTTTTGATCGAGGTATCGCAAAGGTTATGTGCATCAGTGCGGATGGGCGATACCGTGGCGAGATTGGGAGGAGATGAATTTGTGATTTTATTAGAGAATTTAAAAGAAAGACAGGATGCGATTATTACGGCTGAACGAATTCAAGCATCAATGGAACCCACCTGTCGTTTAGCGGAGCAGGATATTAAAATTTCCATCAGTATGGGCATGGCGTTTAGTGTGGAAAGCTATCACAGTCCTAAAGAAATCCTCGTCGATGCTGATATTGCCATGTATCGAGCTAAATCAATGGGTAAATCCTGCTATCAAATTTTTGATCTCTCGATGCAAGGTGATCCAAAAAAATCAAGGGATTTTCGCTAA
- a CDS encoding DUF3536 domain-containing protein: MTVAASVSSPDVQSPTDSGIYITIHGHFYQPPRENPYLNAIERQESAAPFHDWNARIHHECYRPNAFSRIERHDGKIVKIVNNYEYMSFNMGPTLLSWMEFYDRDTYQAILDADKRSADRLNGHGNAIAQVYNHIILPLANWRDKLTQIRWGKEDFKSRFGRDPEGMWLAETAVDYETLEALVLEGIKFIVLAPSQAQRCRPMPTKDNPNPAWEEVGGAQIDPNRPYRCYLRRHSNTKGNVSELGQFHLPPDTDAYIDVFFYDGPISRDMGFGDLLGSSHNFAKRLSQAVRNDNRPHQMVSVATDGETFGHHKHFTEKTLSYAFVEEFPKRGWTVTNYAHYLSLFPPTYEAELKSVTAWSCAHGVDRWQGGCTCGGEGSGYQQLWRRPLRDSLNWLRDRLATVYVDIGRKYFNDPWEARDRYIEVLQYSLRDNIPDLSPILEKFFEQQCGNKVNSSAQKIDALRLLEMQRHALLMFTSCGWFFEELSRPETVQILRYAARAIELAADVAGVLLEDEFIHRMAKAPSNLAEFKDGEGVYRKQVITNRISLAQVAAQYALSSTLGNYGRSQQIYCYQIQQQDYQLQRIGSMSLAIGQIHLTSRITQESVSYIFAVLHLGGDDFHCCIQPFTGRREYEEIKATLFKTLKQANTAAVILAMASTFSGEQFSLHHLFAEERHRILQMLADETLTRLDQLYEQVYRDNYGILISFRRDDLPVPPELQVAADIVLNNRLTEELKKLETGTSLPNVGLDAVAIEAINLGCKFTHVEDAKILEKYILRQIQELSKIQDLHEKALFDHLNQIEEALAISDRLNLKLNLNLSQEAFLNYLFKRIAPQCVLARQILDLESVEKQPIHIEINLCEGISNLELHQLIDTASKLGIATEAWLHA; this comes from the coding sequence GTGACTGTTGCTGCTTCTGTTTCTTCGCCTGATGTCCAGAGTCCGACTGATTCGGGAATTTATATTACAATTCACGGTCACTTTTACCAGCCTCCGCGTGAAAATCCTTACCTCAATGCGATCGAGCGGCAAGAAAGCGCGGCTCCCTTTCATGACTGGAATGCGCGGATTCACCATGAATGCTATCGTCCCAATGCATTCTCACGGATCGAGCGTCATGATGGCAAAATCGTCAAGATTGTCAATAACTACGAGTACATGAGTTTCAACATGGGACCAACGCTGCTCTCATGGATGGAATTCTACGATCGCGATACCTATCAAGCGATTCTCGATGCCGATAAACGCAGTGCCGATCGCCTAAATGGTCATGGCAATGCGATCGCGCAGGTCTATAACCACATCATTTTGCCCCTCGCCAATTGGCGCGACAAATTGACACAGATTCGCTGGGGAAAGGAAGATTTTAAATCTCGATTTGGGCGTGATCCCGAAGGAATGTGGCTAGCGGAAACTGCCGTTGACTATGAAACCCTTGAGGCTCTGGTACTAGAGGGGATCAAGTTTATTGTGCTGGCTCCTTCGCAGGCACAGCGCTGTCGTCCCATGCCCACCAAAGACAATCCCAATCCTGCATGGGAAGAAGTAGGTGGCGCACAGATTGACCCTAATCGTCCCTACCGTTGCTACTTACGTCGCCATAGCAATACGAAGGGGAATGTATCGGAACTTGGGCAGTTCCATTTGCCACCCGATACTGATGCTTATATCGATGTATTTTTCTATGACGGGCCGATTTCACGCGACATGGGCTTTGGGGATCTCTTAGGCAGTTCCCACAATTTTGCTAAACGTCTCAGTCAAGCCGTCAGGAATGATAATCGTCCGCATCAAATGGTTTCTGTGGCAACCGATGGCGAAACCTTCGGACATCACAAGCATTTCACCGAGAAGACGCTCTCCTATGCCTTTGTGGAGGAATTTCCTAAGCGTGGCTGGACAGTGACCAATTACGCCCATTATTTGAGCCTATTCCCGCCCACCTACGAAGCAGAACTGAAATCTGTCACCGCTTGGAGTTGCGCCCACGGAGTCGATCGCTGGCAAGGTGGCTGTACCTGTGGCGGTGAAGGATCGGGCTATCAGCAGCTCTGGCGGCGACCTCTGCGCGATAGTCTTAACTGGCTACGTGATCGCCTTGCGACGGTTTATGTAGACATCGGACGTAAATATTTTAATGATCCTTGGGAAGCCCGCGATCGCTATATCGAAGTTTTGCAATATTCATTGCGCGATAACATTCCTGATCTTTCGCCAATTTTAGAAAAGTTCTTTGAACAGCAATGTGGTAACAAGGTAAATTCTTCAGCCCAGAAAATTGACGCTCTGCGCCTATTGGAAATGCAACGCCATGCCCTACTGATGTTTACCAGTTGCGGTTGGTTCTTTGAGGAATTGTCGCGACCTGAAACTGTGCAGATTTTGCGCTATGCCGCTAGAGCGATCGAGCTAGCCGCCGATGTTGCAGGAGTATTGCTAGAGGATGAATTTATTCATCGTATGGCAAAGGCTCCGAGCAATCTCGCTGAGTTTAAGGATGGCGAAGGCGTATATCGCAAACAGGTAATTACCAATCGGATTAGCCTCGCGCAGGTTGCGGCTCAATATGCCCTGAGTTCGACGCTGGGAAATTATGGGCGATCGCAACAAATCTATTGCTACCAAATCCAACAGCAAGACTATCAACTGCAAAGAATTGGCTCGATGTCCTTAGCGATCGGGCAGATTCACTTAACTTCGCGGATTACCCAAGAGTCGGTTAGTTACATTTTCGCGGTGCTACATCTGGGCGGCGATGATTTCCATTGCTGCATTCAGCCCTTCACAGGGCGAAGAGAATATGAAGAGATTAAAGCAACTCTCTTTAAAACTCTCAAACAGGCGAATACTGCGGCGGTGATCTTGGCAATGGCAAGTACCTTTAGTGGTGAACAGTTCAGTCTGCATCATCTATTTGCTGAGGAGCGTCATCGGATTCTGCAAATGCTAGCTGATGAGACATTGACCCGACTCGATCAGCTATACGAGCAAGTCTATCGCGATAATTACGGAATATTAATTTCCTTCCGTCGTGACGATTTGCCCGTGCCGCCTGAACTGCAAGTAGCTGCCGATATCGTGCTCAACAATCGTCTTACGGAGGAACTGAAGAAACTGGAAACAGGAACATCATTACCGAATGTGGGACTAGATGCAGTGGCGATTGAGGCAATTAATCTCGGCTGTAAGTTTACCCATGTAGAAGATGCCAAGATCCTCGAAAAATATATTTTGAGACAGATTCAGGAACTTTCTAAGATTCAGGATCTCCATGAGAAGGCCTTATTTGATCATCTCAATCAAATTGAGGAAGCCCTAGCGATTAGCGATCGCCTCAATCTGAAACTCAATCTCAATCTCTCGCAGGAAGCCTTTCTGAATTATCTATTCAAAAGGATTGCTCCCCAATGTGTCCTCGCTAGACAGATTCTCGATTTAGAATCCGTTGAAAAACAACCAATCCATATTGAGATTAATCTTTGTGAAGGTATTTCTAATTTAGAGCTACATCAGTTAATTGATACCGCTAGCAAATTAGGAATTGCCACAGAAGCTTGGCTTCATGCCTAA
- the tkt gene encoding transketolase: MVAAPSKPQTLETLCINSIRFLSIDAVEKAKSGHPGLPMGAAPMAFVLFDQFLKFNPKNPKWVDRDRFVLSAGHGCMLQYSLLHLTGYDSVGIEDIKQFRQWGSSTPGHPENFETAGVEVTTGPLGQGVGNAVGLAIAEAHLAARFNKPGHNIVDHYTYVILGDGCNMEGVASEAASLGGHLKLGKLIMMYDSNSISIDGSTDLAFTEDVGKRYEAYGWHVTYVADGNEDLDAIAKALEEAKSVTDKPSLIVVTTTIGYGSPKKAGTSGVHGAALGTDEVAATRANLGWEYAPFEVPADALARFRQAIEKGAKAEAEWNERFAAYEAAYPAEAAEFKRIMAGELPEGWEKALEPVAQKETSTRLLSEACLNALSPVLPEFLGGSADLAHSNMTYVKGLPDFQYGSYEGRNFRFGVREHGMGAIMNGMALHGGTIPYGATFLVFADYMRGAMRLSALAEIGALYILTHDSVMLGEDGPTHQPVETIASLRVIPNALTIRPADANETVAAYQVAIANRKRPSFLAFTRQNVKNLAGTSIEGAKKGAYSVVDVANPELIIIATGSELELATKAAAILAGEGKAVRVVSMPCQELFNEQSDEYKESVLPASVKKRVSVEAGSTFGWHKYVGSEGAVIGMDTFGASAPGPVVYEKFGFTVDNVVATSRKVLG; the protein is encoded by the coding sequence ATGGTCGCTGCACCCTCGAAACCTCAAACTCTTGAGACCCTCTGCATTAACTCCATCCGCTTTTTGTCGATCGATGCGGTCGAAAAAGCAAAATCTGGTCACCCCGGTCTGCCGATGGGGGCAGCACCAATGGCTTTTGTGCTGTTCGATCAGTTTTTAAAGTTTAATCCTAAAAATCCTAAGTGGGTTGATCGCGATCGCTTTGTCCTCTCCGCAGGACATGGTTGCATGTTGCAATACTCCTTGCTACACCTCACTGGCTATGACAGTGTCGGTATTGAAGATATTAAACAATTCCGTCAGTGGGGCAGCTCTACCCCCGGACACCCTGAAAACTTTGAAACCGCAGGCGTAGAAGTTACCACAGGTCCTCTCGGTCAAGGTGTTGGTAATGCCGTTGGTTTAGCGATCGCCGAAGCACATTTGGCTGCCCGTTTCAACAAGCCCGGACATAACATTGTTGATCACTATACCTACGTCATTCTTGGCGATGGTTGCAACATGGAAGGCGTAGCCTCTGAAGCTGCTTCCTTGGGTGGTCACCTCAAGCTCGGCAAGCTGATCATGATGTATGACAGCAACAGCATTTCCATCGATGGCAGCACCGATCTTGCCTTTACTGAAGACGTTGGCAAGCGCTACGAAGCTTACGGTTGGCATGTTACCTATGTTGCTGATGGTAACGAAGACCTCGATGCGATCGCTAAGGCTCTCGAAGAAGCAAAATCTGTGACCGACAAGCCTAGCTTGATCGTTGTTACCACCACCATTGGTTACGGTTCTCCTAAGAAAGCTGGTACTTCTGGCGTTCACGGTGCGGCTCTTGGTACGGATGAAGTTGCTGCAACTCGTGCTAACCTCGGCTGGGAATATGCACCCTTTGAAGTGCCTGCTGATGCTCTAGCTCGTTTCCGTCAAGCGATCGAGAAAGGTGCTAAAGCTGAAGCTGAGTGGAATGAGCGCTTTGCTGCTTACGAAGCTGCCTACCCTGCTGAAGCTGCTGAATTTAAGCGGATCATGGCTGGCGAACTTCCTGAAGGATGGGAAAAGGCACTTGAACCCGTTGCTCAAAAGGAAACCTCAACCCGTCTTCTTTCTGAAGCTTGCTTGAACGCATTGTCTCCTGTGCTTCCCGAATTTTTGGGCGGTTCTGCGGACTTGGCTCACTCCAACATGACCTATGTTAAGGGTCTGCCTGACTTCCAATACGGTTCCTACGAAGGTCGTAACTTCCGCTTTGGTGTGCGCGAACATGGTATGGGCGCAATCATGAACGGTATGGCGCTTCATGGCGGTACAATCCCCTATGGTGCAACCTTCCTCGTATTCGCTGACTATATGCGTGGCGCAATGCGTCTCTCGGCATTGGCGGAAATCGGTGCATTGTACATCTTGACCCATGACTCCGTAATGCTCGGTGAAGATGGGCCTACTCACCAACCCGTAGAAACCATTGCTTCCTTACGTGTAATTCCTAACGCTCTGACCATCCGTCCTGCGGATGCTAATGAAACCGTAGCTGCTTATCAAGTGGCGATCGCTAACCGTAAGCGTCCTAGCTTCCTCGCCTTTACCCGTCAAAATGTAAAGAACCTTGCAGGTACTTCCATCGAAGGTGCGAAGAAGGGTGCTTATAGTGTTGTTGATGTTGCCAATCCTGAATTAATCATCATCGCCACAGGTTCTGAACTTGAGTTGGCAACCAAGGCGGCGGCTATTCTCGCTGGTGAAGGTAAGGCTGTGCGTGTTGTCTCGATGCCTTGTCAAGAACTCTTCAACGAGCAATCTGATGAGTACAAAGAATCCGTACTTCCTGCATCCGTTAAGAAGCGCGTCAGTGTTGAAGCTGGTAGCACCTTTGGCTGGCATAAGTATGTCGGTTCTGAAGGCGCAGTTATCGGTATGGATACCTTCGGTGCTTCGGCTCCTGGCCCAGTTGTTTATGAGAAGTTCGGCTTCACCGTTGATAACGTTGTCGCAACTTCACGCAAAGTTCTCGGTTAG